One Solibacillus sp. R5-41 DNA segment encodes these proteins:
- a CDS encoding glycosyltransferase family 2 protein, translating into MKISFLTPAYNSGDWIVTMLNSIPKEYAYEIIVCDDGSTDATVAILKDYQRYFPVLKILENGTNLGASESYNRCIAAATGDYVAIIDSDDHYLPAIRDVLAQVDGTYDIYYYNMYAKAGYSFFKDESNRYSLPGQFKIIRRSFIGDAFFTNRKDIAGDWDFNCALMDKNPSCKYTGILAYWYNFPRENSESDLHQRGLK; encoded by the coding sequence ATGAAGATTAGTTTTTTAACACCTGCTTACAATAGTGGAGATTGGATTGTGACAATGCTTAATAGCATTCCTAAAGAATATGCCTATGAAATTATCGTCTGCGATGATGGGTCAACGGATGCTACAGTAGCTATATTAAAAGACTATCAAAGGTATTTTCCTGTCTTAAAAATACTTGAAAATGGCACCAATTTAGGTGCGAGTGAATCTTATAATCGATGCATTGCAGCAGCAACTGGTGATTACGTAGCTATCATTGATAGCGATGATCATTACTTACCTGCGATCCGAGATGTGTTAGCACAAGTGGATGGAACATATGACATTTATTACTACAATATGTATGCGAAAGCGGGATACTCGTTTTTCAAAGATGAATCAAATCGATATTCATTACCTGGACAATTTAAAATCATCCGAAGAAGTTTTATTGGGGATGCCTTTTTCACGAATAGAAAAGATATTGCAGGAGATTGGGATTTTAATTGCGCGCTCATGGATAAAAACCCTTCATGCAAGTACACCGGAATATTAGCCTATTGGTATAACTTTCCAAGAGAAAATTCTGAATCCGATTTACATCAAAGAGGGCTTAAGTAG